The following are encoded together in the Thermoflexus sp. genome:
- a CDS encoding DNA gyrase subunit A gives MTMENVIPVGIEEQLKTAYLDYAMSVIVARALPDVRDGLKPVQRRILYVMHEMGLHPNAPY, from the coding sequence ATGACAATGGAGAACGTGATCCCGGTGGGCATCGAGGAACAGCTCAAGACCGCCTATCTCGATTACGCCATGAGCGTGATTGTGGCGCGGGCGCTGCCGGATGTGCGGGATGGGCTGAAGCCGGTGCAGCGCCGGATTCTGTATGTGATGCATGAGATGGGTCTGCATCCGAACGCCCCTTAC
- the rplS gene encoding 50S ribosomal protein L19, giving the protein MSDLILQQLEREWVAGRSVPELRPGDVVRVHVRIREGDKERVQVFQGTVIRIRGSGTGRTFTVRRIAAHGIGVERTFPLYSPRIDRIEVVRHSRVRRARLYYLRERFGKAARLKERLIAAPEAAEPEEAIEAPEAES; this is encoded by the coding sequence ATGAGCGATTTAATCCTTCAGCAGCTGGAGCGGGAATGGGTCGCCGGCCGTTCGGTGCCGGAGCTCCGCCCGGGGGATGTGGTGCGGGTGCATGTTCGGATTCGAGAGGGAGATAAGGAGCGGGTGCAGGTGTTCCAGGGGACGGTGATCCGCATCCGGGGCAGCGGCACCGGGCGCACCTTCACGGTGCGGCGGATCGCCGCCCACGGGATCGGGGTGGAGCGCACGTTCCCCCTTTACTCCCCCCGGATCGATCGGATCGAGGTGGTGCGGCATTCCCGGGTTCGCCGGGCCCGGTTGTATTACCTGCGTGAGCGCTTCGGCAAGGCGGCCCGCCTGAAAGAGCGCCTGATCGCCGCCCCGGAGGCGGCGGAGCCAGAAGAAGCCATAGAGGCTCCGGAAGCCGAATCCTGA
- a CDS encoding HrpJ domain-containing protein, whose protein sequence is MSLSESAIPPGAIRRLLERLPDLSEDERALLLALTQLDQEIGRPLSPEEQQLLQRLAASLEGYDPEEIRAAIRRLVQSRPQRPAESWPGDLRRRLRRRLEGQ, encoded by the coding sequence GTGAGCCTATCGGAATCCGCGATCCCCCCCGGGGCGATCCGGCGTCTTCTGGAACGATTGCCGGACCTCTCGGAAGACGAGCGGGCGCTGCTGCTGGCGCTGACCCAGCTGGATCAGGAGATCGGCCGCCCCCTTTCGCCCGAGGAACAGCAGCTCCTGCAACGCCTAGCCGCCTCCCTCGAAGGCTACGATCCCGAGGAGATCCGCGCCGCGATCCGGCGCCTCGTTCAGAGCCGCCCCCAGCGCCCCGCGGAGTCGTGGCCCGGCGATCTGCGCCGTCGCCTGCGCCGCCGCCTGGAAGGTCAATGA